A stretch of [Clostridium] scindens DNA encodes these proteins:
- the argR gene encoding arginine repressor, whose protein sequence is MKVNRHAKIIELINKHHIETQEELAEYLNQEGFKVTQATVSRDIRDLKLTKVPYENGKQRYAVHQSAENGMSEKYIRVLRDGYVSMDMAQNILVIKTVAGMAMAVCAAIDAMQWNEVVGSIAGDDTIMCAIRSVDDTVKVMDKISKIVL, encoded by the coding sequence ATGAAAGTAAACAGACACGCAAAGATTATTGAACTGATCAATAAGCACCACATCGAGACGCAGGAAGAACTGGCTGAATACCTGAACCAGGAAGGCTTCAAGGTAACCCAGGCCACAGTGTCCAGGGATATTCGGGACTTAAAGCTTACAAAAGTCCCCTATGAGAACGGGAAGCAGCGCTATGCGGTGCATCAGAGCGCGGAGAACGGCATGAGCGAGAAGTATATCCGGGTGTTAAGGGATGGCTATGTCTCTATGGATATGGCACAGAACATTCTGGTCATCAAGACGGTAGCGGGAATGGCAATGGCAGTCTGCGCGGCGATCGATGCCATGCAGTGGAATGAAGTAGTGGGAAGCATCGCGGGCGATGATACGATCATGTGTGCCATCCGAAGCGTGGACGATACGGTAAAGGTAATGGATAAGATTAGCAAGATTGTCTTGTAG
- a CDS encoding NAD(+)/NADH kinase, translated as MDRFLIVTNDGKDADHIITRKVKELLETEGKKCVLCQKDEKKNIIKEAIPEDIECAIVIGGDGSLIEVARILWERDVPILGINMGTLGYLTEVEVGNIEEAIGQIVSNDYTFEDRMMLEGIFEDGSKDVSLNDIVISRKGELRVIHFRLYVNGELLNSYEADGIIISTPTGSTAYNLSAGGPIVEPTASLIVITPICSHALNTSSIVLSSDDEIVIEIGMGRHESKEEVFTTFDGADTVALTTGDKVTVRRSEASTKIMKLSKVSFLETLRRKMKGN; from the coding sequence ATGGACAGGTTTTTAATCGTTACCAATGACGGCAAAGATGCAGATCACATCATTACCAGGAAGGTAAAGGAACTTCTGGAGACAGAAGGCAAGAAATGCGTCTTATGCCAGAAGGATGAAAAGAAAAATATTATAAAAGAAGCCATACCGGAGGATATCGAATGCGCCATCGTTATCGGCGGAGACGGAAGCCTGATCGAAGTGGCGAGGATTTTGTGGGAGCGGGATGTGCCGATTCTGGGAATCAATATGGGAACCCTTGGCTATCTTACCGAGGTGGAAGTTGGCAATATCGAGGAAGCCATCGGCCAGATCGTAAGCAATGACTATACATTTGAGGACCGGATGATGCTGGAAGGAATCTTTGAGGACGGTTCCAAGGATGTGTCTCTGAATGATATCGTGATTTCCAGGAAAGGGGAACTTCGGGTCATTCATTTCCGGCTGTACGTGAATGGGGAACTGCTCAACTCCTATGAGGCAGATGGCATTATCATCTCCACGCCCACCGGATCCACGGCTTATAATCTGTCGGCAGGCGGGCCGATCGTGGAGCCTACGGCATCCTTGATCGTGATCACGCCCATCTGTTCCCATGCGCTGAATACAAGCAGCATCGTCCTGTCTTCGGATGATGAGATCGTGATCGAGATTGGCATGGGGCGCCATGAGTCTAAGGAGGAAGTATTCACCACCTTTGACGGCGCGGATACGGTGGCACTGACCACGGGCGATAAAGTAACGGTGCGCAGATCTGAGGCGTCCACCAAGATAATGAAGTTAAGCAAAGTCAGCTTTTTAGAAACGCTACGTAGAAAGATGAAAGGAAATTAA
- the spoIVB gene encoding SpoIVB peptidase: protein MRKYWYRRILIMIVTFTVAVGGGYYLIESKHSQLRQEVSAGTSSGNMVIPGGMPIGIYLETQGVMVLGTDAVTAMDGMEYEPASHLVKAGDYIVALDEEEISSKSQLVDAMKKIDKEEVVLKVRRSEDLIDIKLKPVRCSSKDYKLGIWVRDNAQGLGTITFLNADSQFGALGHGIHDVDTNTLLEINDGTVYETNIRDIQKGENGTPGGMEGIIVYNNYNVLGSITKNTDCGIFGKIDRIDALFTDQTPMETASTDEIEEGPATIRCAVEGEVKDYEIRITKVDKHTDEINKGLVIEVTDKKLLEVTGGIVQGMSGSPIMQNGKIVGAVTHVFVQDSTKGYGIFIENMLKNVTLS, encoded by the coding sequence ATGAGGAAATACTGGTACCGGAGAATCTTGATCATGATCGTTACATTTACGGTTGCAGTGGGAGGAGGCTACTACCTGATTGAATCCAAGCACAGCCAGCTGCGCCAGGAAGTAAGCGCCGGGACATCGTCCGGAAATATGGTGATTCCCGGAGGCATGCCCATCGGCATCTATTTGGAGACCCAGGGTGTCATGGTGCTTGGCACGGACGCGGTGACCGCCATGGACGGCATGGAGTATGAGCCTGCCTCCCACCTGGTTAAGGCGGGGGATTACATCGTGGCCCTGGATGAGGAAGAGATCAGCAGCAAGTCGCAATTAGTGGATGCAATGAAGAAGATTGACAAAGAGGAAGTGGTACTCAAGGTGCGCCGCTCAGAGGATCTGATCGACATCAAGTTAAAGCCGGTCAGATGCAGCTCCAAAGATTACAAGCTGGGGATCTGGGTCAGGGACAATGCCCAGGGACTTGGCACCATTACCTTCCTGAATGCGGACAGCCAGTTCGGGGCTCTGGGACATGGGATTCATGATGTGGATACCAATACGCTGCTGGAGATCAATGACGGCACCGTGTACGAGACCAACATCAGAGATATCCAGAAGGGAGAGAACGGCACGCCGGGAGGGATGGAAGGAATCATTGTCTATAACAATTATAATGTGCTTGGAAGCATAACCAAGAATACGGACTGCGGCATCTTTGGAAAGATCGACCGCATTGACGCGCTTTTTACAGACCAGACGCCTATGGAGACGGCATCCACAGACGAGATCGAGGAAGGACCCGCGACAATTCGTTGCGCCGTCGAAGGAGAAGTGAAGGATTATGAGATTCGTATTACAAAAGTCGACAAGCATACGGATGAGATCAACAAAGGGCTTGTCATAGAAGTCACGGACAAGAAACTCCTTGAAGTTACAGGCGGAATCGTACAAGGCATGAGCGGAAGCCCGATCATGCAGAATGGAAAAATCGTGGGCGCGGTTACGCATGTATTTGTCCAGGACTCTACGAAGGGATATGGCATTTTTATTGAAAATATGTTGAAAAATGTCACTTTGTCATAA
- the recN gene encoding DNA repair protein RecN, with protein sequence MLQNLHVKNLALIDEIEVEFKDGLNILTGETGAGKSIILGSISLALGGRYTKDILRQGAEYGFVELTFLVENESQQKKLKELDIFPEEGMVTLSRRLMAGRSVSRINGETVQMGLLKEASSILIDIHGQHEHQSLLYKKNHLGIVDAFAKEYLAEDKEKAAQAYKAYKACEKELKEAEADESQRAKELSFLKFEVSEIQEAHLLPGEDEELESLYRRMTNSKKIADSVNEAYLYTSEGGGNASEALSRAIRALSEASEYDDRAAQLYGQLVEVDSLLNDFNRELADYSKTCEFSDEEFYETENRLNEINHLKTKYGDTIEKILDYCASREERIGILEDFDNYILRLKDQCAKAEEVLRQSTARLTKIRKKQAKILEEAIEEGLKDLNFENVKFRIQFESTKDYTAEGMDDIEFMISLNPGQPVKPLAGVASGGELSRIMLAIKTVMAKRDDIETLIFDEIDVGISGRTAQKVSEKMALIGKKHQVICITHLAQIAAMADHHYMIEKSTKKGDTKTSIELLDEKRSIEELARILGGAKITDTVVQSAVEMKELAKQTK encoded by the coding sequence ATGTTACAGAATTTACATGTGAAGAATCTGGCATTAATCGACGAGATCGAGGTAGAATTCAAGGATGGGCTTAACATCCTGACCGGAGAGACCGGGGCAGGAAAGTCTATTATCCTGGGTTCGATAAGCCTTGCCCTTGGCGGACGCTATACCAAGGACATCCTGCGCCAGGGCGCGGAGTATGGATTCGTGGAACTGACATTTCTGGTGGAAAATGAAAGCCAGCAGAAGAAATTAAAAGAACTGGATATCTTTCCGGAAGAAGGAATGGTGACGCTCTCAAGGCGGCTGATGGCCGGCAGGAGCGTAAGCAGGATCAATGGAGAGACGGTGCAGATGGGGCTTCTTAAGGAAGCGTCATCTATTTTGATTGATATTCATGGGCAGCATGAGCATCAGTCTCTGCTGTATAAGAAGAATCATCTTGGCATCGTGGACGCGTTTGCAAAGGAATATCTGGCAGAAGACAAGGAGAAGGCAGCACAGGCTTACAAAGCATACAAAGCCTGCGAAAAAGAACTGAAAGAGGCCGAAGCGGACGAATCTCAGCGGGCCAAGGAATTATCATTCTTAAAGTTCGAGGTGTCCGAGATTCAGGAAGCGCATCTGCTTCCCGGGGAGGATGAGGAACTGGAATCCCTGTACCGCCGCATGACGAACAGCAAGAAGATCGCGGACAGCGTAAACGAGGCGTATCTTTATACCAGCGAGGGAGGCGGCAATGCAAGCGAGGCCTTAAGCCGTGCCATCCGCGCGTTATCCGAGGCATCCGAATATGACGACAGGGCCGCGCAGCTCTATGGCCAGCTGGTGGAAGTGGACAGCCTGCTGAACGACTTCAACCGGGAACTTGCCGATTACAGCAAGACCTGCGAATTTTCCGATGAAGAATTCTATGAGACAGAAAACCGTCTGAATGAAATTAACCATCTTAAGACAAAATATGGAGATACGATAGAAAAAATACTGGATTATTGTGCCAGCCGGGAAGAACGGATCGGGATTCTGGAAGATTTCGACAATTATATCCTGCGGCTGAAAGACCAATGCGCCAAGGCCGAAGAGGTGTTAAGACAGTCTACGGCCAGGCTTACGAAGATTCGAAAGAAACAGGCCAAGATACTGGAAGAGGCGATTGAAGAGGGGCTCAAAGACCTGAATTTTGAAAATGTGAAGTTCCGGATACAGTTTGAATCCACGAAGGACTATACGGCTGAAGGCATGGATGACATCGAATTCATGATTTCCTTGAATCCGGGCCAGCCGGTGAAGCCGCTGGCAGGCGTGGCAAGCGGAGGAGAACTGTCGCGCATCATGCTGGCCATCAAGACGGTGATGGCAAAACGGGATGATATCGAGACGCTGATTTTTGATGAGATTGACGTAGGGATCAGCGGCAGGACCGCGCAGAAAGTCTCGGAAAAGATGGCACTTATCGGAAAGAAGCATCAGGTCATCTGCATCACGCACCTTGCCCAGATCGCTGCCATGGCAGACCATCACTACATGATAGAGAAGTCTACGAAGAAAGGCGATACAAAGACCAGCATAGAACTGCTGGATGAGAAGCGTTCCATCGAAGAACTGGCAAGAATCCTGGGCGGCGCAAAAATTACGGATACGGTAGTACAAAGCGCCGTGGAGATGAAGGAACTTGCGAAACAGACAAAATAA
- the metF gene encoding methylenetetrahydrofolate reductase [NAD(P)H], with protein MKIRDILKDNSPHVSFEVFPPKTDAGYEGVRAATEKIAALRPSFISVTYGAGGGTSRNTVRIASQIKNDLGVTSLAHLTCVSSTKDEVRGVIGQLKEQGIENILALRGDIPADGEFPLPNHYRYACELVEDIKSQGDFCIGAACYPEGHVEAAHKKDDIMNLKHKVDCGVDFLTTQMFFDNNILYNFLYRIREKGITVPVLPGIMPVTSAKQMKRICDLSGTVLPERFRAILDRFGEDPDAMKQAGIIYATDQIIDLIANGMNHIHIYSMNKPEVAEAIISNLSAIIKA; from the coding sequence ATGAAGATAAGAGACATACTGAAAGATAACTCTCCCCATGTATCCTTCGAGGTATTTCCGCCCAAGACGGACGCCGGCTATGAAGGAGTGAGAGCGGCAACAGAGAAGATCGCGGCGCTTAGGCCCTCTTTCATAAGCGTGACTTATGGAGCGGGCGGAGGCACCAGCAGAAATACGGTTCGGATCGCCTCGCAGATCAAGAACGACCTTGGCGTTACAAGCCTGGCCCATCTTACCTGCGTATCGTCCACCAAGGATGAGGTGCGCGGGGTGATCGGACAGTTGAAAGAGCAGGGCATTGAAAATATCCTGGCGCTCAGGGGCGATATCCCGGCGGACGGGGAGTTCCCTCTGCCAAACCATTACAGATATGCCTGCGAGCTGGTAGAGGATATTAAGAGCCAGGGGGATTTCTGCATTGGAGCGGCATGCTATCCGGAAGGACATGTTGAGGCGGCGCATAAGAAAGACGATATTATGAATCTGAAGCACAAGGTGGACTGCGGGGTGGATTTCCTCACGACACAGATGTTTTTCGACAATAATATCCTGTATAATTTCTTATACCGAATCCGGGAAAAAGGGATCACGGTCCCAGTGCTTCCAGGCATCATGCCGGTAACCAGCGCAAAGCAGATGAAGCGCATCTGCGATCTGTCCGGTACCGTGCTGCCTGAGAGATTCCGCGCGATCCTGGACCGCTTCGGGGAGGATCCGGATGCGATGAAGCAGGCAGGAATCATATATGCCACAGATCAGATCATTGACCTGATCGCAAATGGGATGAACCATATACATATTTACTCCATGAATAAGCCGGAAGTAGCAGAGGCGATCATAAGCAATCTTTCTGCAATTATAAAGGCATAG
- a CDS encoding homocysteine S-methyltransferase family protein translates to MLLERLGKELLYFDGGMGTLLQSKGLKPGELPEVWNIEHADEVVDIHRQYFEAGSDIVLANTFGANALKFHDASYDLKEIVNAAIENVKKGACLGAGAGRRTYTALDVGPTGKLLKPMGDLEFEEAYEAFREVMKYGEEAGADLIHIETMSDTYEVKAAVLAAKENTELPVFATMIFDEKGKLLTGGDVPSVVALLEGLRVDALGINCGMGPEQMLPILEEILAYTSLPVIVKPNAGLPKQRDGQVYYDVDPEQFAQTMEKIVHMGACVIGGCCGTTPGHIRAMIGRTKGLSVVPPSRKDLTIVSSYGKAVVLGEKPVIIGERINPTGKKKFKQALKDHDLDYILKEGIMQQDKGAHILDVNVGLPDIDEAAMMQEVVTQLQSVTSLPLQIDTVDAKAMEAAMRIYNGKPMVNSVNGKKESMDEVFPLIRKYGGVVIGLTIDEEGIPQTAEGRVKVAGKIIEEAGKYGIDKKDIVIDVLAMTISSEPEGAKVTLDALKGVREAYGVRTVLGVSNISFGLPYRPAINSNFYTMAMQNGLSAGIINPSSEDMMRSYYSFCALMNYDSNCEAYIRQYGSQPVLPASSEGSRMTLKEAIEKGLKEEAHHATRTLLKEQEPLSIINQYLIPALDVVGKGFEKGTIFLPQLLMSADAAKIAFAVLKDELAKSGGDMEKKDKIILATVKGDIHDIGKNIVKVLLENYSFDVIDLGKDVPPKTIVETAIKEEVSLVGLSALMTTTVTSMEETIRLLRKHKPDCKVMVGGAVLNQDYADMIGADFYGKDAMQSVYYAQRIFGHE, encoded by the coding sequence ATGTTATTAGAACGACTGGGAAAAGAACTACTATATTTTGACGGAGGAATGGGCACTTTGCTTCAGTCCAAGGGGCTTAAGCCCGGCGAACTTCCGGAAGTATGGAATATCGAGCACGCGGACGAGGTGGTGGATATCCACCGCCAGTATTTTGAGGCTGGAAGCGATATCGTGCTGGCTAATACGTTTGGCGCCAACGCATTGAAGTTCCACGATGCCTCCTATGATTTAAAAGAGATTGTCAATGCGGCGATCGAAAATGTCAAGAAAGGCGCTTGCCTGGGAGCAGGCGCTGGCAGGAGGACTTATACGGCGCTGGATGTGGGGCCCACTGGAAAACTCTTAAAACCCATGGGAGACTTGGAATTTGAAGAAGCCTATGAAGCCTTCCGGGAAGTAATGAAGTATGGGGAAGAGGCGGGAGCCGACCTGATCCATATTGAGACCATGAGCGATACCTACGAGGTTAAGGCGGCCGTGCTGGCAGCGAAAGAAAATACGGAGCTTCCCGTATTCGCAACGATGATTTTTGACGAGAAGGGCAAGCTTCTGACCGGAGGCGATGTGCCATCCGTGGTCGCCCTGCTGGAAGGCCTTCGGGTGGACGCGCTTGGAATCAACTGCGGAATGGGGCCAGAGCAGATGCTTCCCATTCTGGAAGAGATTCTTGCCTATACGTCCCTTCCCGTTATTGTCAAGCCCAATGCGGGGCTTCCGAAGCAAAGGGACGGGCAAGTCTATTATGACGTGGATCCGGAACAGTTCGCCCAGACGATGGAGAAGATTGTCCATATGGGAGCCTGCGTCATCGGAGGCTGCTGCGGGACAACGCCAGGGCATATCCGCGCCATGATTGGCAGGACGAAAGGATTGTCCGTTGTACCCCCATCTCGCAAAGACCTGACCATCGTATCCTCTTATGGGAAGGCGGTCGTGCTGGGAGAGAAGCCAGTCATCATCGGAGAGCGGATCAATCCTACCGGAAAGAAGAAGTTCAAGCAGGCGCTAAAGGACCATGATTTGGATTATATCCTGAAGGAAGGAATCATGCAGCAGGATAAGGGCGCCCACATATTAGACGTGAATGTGGGGCTGCCGGATATCGACGAGGCTGCCATGATGCAGGAGGTAGTGACACAGCTCCAAAGCGTGACCAGCCTGCCGCTCCAGATTGATACCGTTGACGCAAAGGCTATGGAAGCTGCCATGCGGATCTACAATGGAAAGCCTATGGTAAATTCTGTCAATGGGAAGAAGGAATCCATGGATGAGGTATTCCCGCTGATTCGGAAGTATGGCGGCGTAGTAATCGGCCTTACCATTGACGAGGAGGGCATTCCCCAGACAGCAGAAGGAAGAGTCAAGGTAGCAGGAAAGATCATTGAAGAGGCCGGAAAGTACGGGATAGACAAGAAAGATATCGTGATTGACGTGCTTGCCATGACCATCAGTTCGGAGCCGGAAGGAGCGAAAGTGACCCTGGATGCCTTAAAGGGCGTCAGGGAGGCTTACGGCGTCCGCACGGTGCTGGGCGTATCCAACATATCCTTTGGGCTTCCATACCGGCCAGCGATCAATTCCAACTTTTATACGATGGCCATGCAGAACGGACTGAGCGCGGGAATCATCAATCCTTCCTCAGAGGATATGATGCGTTCCTATTATTCCTTCTGCGCGCTGATGAATTATGACAGCAACTGCGAGGCTTATATCCGCCAGTATGGAAGCCAGCCTGTACTTCCCGCATCATCAGAAGGCTCCAGGATGACCCTTAAGGAGGCCATTGAAAAAGGCCTCAAGGAAGAAGCGCACCATGCGACGCGGACGCTTCTAAAGGAGCAGGAGCCGCTTTCCATTATCAACCAGTATCTGATTCCGGCCCTGGACGTGGTGGGAAAAGGATTCGAGAAGGGAACCATCTTCCTGCCGCAGCTTCTAATGAGCGCGGATGCAGCCAAGATCGCCTTTGCGGTGCTAAAAGACGAACTGGCGAAAAGCGGCGGGGATATGGAGAAAAAGGATAAGATCATTCTGGCCACAGTCAAGGGAGACATCCATGATATTGGCAAGAATATCGTGAAGGTGCTGCTGGAAAACTATAGTTTCGATGTGATTGATCTGGGAAAGGATGTTCCCCCTAAGACGATCGTGGAGACGGCCATCAAGGAAGAGGTAAGCCTGGTAGGCTTAAGCGCCCTTATGACCACCACCGTGACCAGTATGGAAGAGACGATCCGGCTGCTGCGTAAGCATAAGCCGGACTGTAAAGTCATGGTTGGCGGAGCTGTGCTGAACCAGGATTATGCGGATATGATCGGAGCGGACTTTTATGGCAAGGACGCCATGCAGTCTGTCTATTATGCCCAGCGCATATTCGGACATGAATAG
- the spo0A gene encoding sporulation transcription factor Spo0A, whose amino-acid sequence MGEINVAIADDNERILDLLGEIISSDKELNLVGKANNGEDVYHLIKEKQPDVVLLDLIMPKMDGLSVMEMVGGDKDLKKQPDFIVVTAVGQERITEDAFRKGASYYIMKPFNNEMVLNRIKNANHLIRHEMKTQSAQGLKMEEAPEVNLENRVTDMIHEIGIPAHIKGYHYLRDAIIMAVEDMDVLNAITKVLYPTVAKMHQTTASRVERAIRHAIEVAWSRGKLDTLDDLFGYTVSNGKGKPTNSEFIALIADTIRLEYKNR is encoded by the coding sequence ATGGGAGAGATAAACGTAGCAATAGCCGACGACAATGAGAGAATTCTAGACTTGCTTGGCGAAATTATCAGCAGCGATAAAGAATTAAATCTGGTCGGAAAGGCGAACAATGGAGAGGATGTGTACCATCTGATAAAAGAAAAGCAGCCGGATGTCGTACTGCTGGATCTGATTATGCCGAAGATGGACGGATTAAGCGTGATGGAAATGGTAGGAGGTGATAAAGACTTGAAGAAACAGCCGGACTTTATTGTCGTCACGGCAGTCGGGCAGGAGCGGATCACAGAAGATGCGTTCAGGAAAGGCGCCAGCTATTATATCATGAAGCCTTTCAACAACGAGATGGTCCTGAACCGGATCAAGAACGCCAATCACCTGATACGCCATGAGATGAAGACGCAATCAGCCCAGGGGCTTAAGATGGAAGAAGCGCCCGAGGTGAATCTGGAGAACCGGGTGACGGATATGATCCACGAGATTGGCATTCCGGCGCATATTAAGGGATATCACTATCTGAGGGATGCCATTATCATGGCAGTGGAGGACATGGATGTGCTCAATGCGATCACGAAGGTACTCTATCCAACGGTGGCAAAGATGCATCAGACTACGGCAAGCAGGGTAGAGCGGGCCATCAGGCATGCCATCGAGGTGGCCTGGAGCCGTGGAAAACTGGATACCCTGGATGACCTGTTCGGATACACGGTCAGCAATGGCAAGGGAAAGCCGACGAATTCGGAGTTTATCGCATTGATTGCAGATACGATCAGATTGGAATATAAAAACAGATAA
- a CDS encoding Vitamin B12 dependent methionine synthase activation subunit yields MDTRTKEAVRYLGYGRHAVDDHTLALVESSFRELEEAAGRRIIYRIFDLNFQDDGCIQIGQMNIESRNLRKNMNGCEKAIVLGATLGAQVDLLMRKHALSDMARVVTLQACATTILEEYLDDWQGKMEEEMAKEGLYLRPRFSPGYGDFSIGHQEEILRMLDAAKTIGLTMTAGGMLTPMKSVTAVIGLSRIKAPCHIKGCEACEKTDCVYRRCS; encoded by the coding sequence ATGGATACAAGGACGAAGGAAGCAGTTCGTTACTTGGGATATGGAAGGCATGCGGTAGATGATCACACGCTTGCGCTGGTGGAAAGTTCCTTCAGGGAACTGGAAGAGGCGGCGGGCAGAAGAATCATCTATCGCATTTTTGACTTGAATTTCCAGGATGACGGCTGCATACAGATCGGACAGATGAACATTGAAAGCAGGAATCTCAGGAAGAATATGAATGGATGCGAGAAGGCGATCGTTCTGGGGGCAACTTTGGGCGCCCAGGTGGATCTGCTGATGCGAAAGCATGCCCTGTCAGATATGGCGAGGGTAGTCACGCTGCAGGCCTGCGCTACCACGATCCTGGAGGAATACCTGGATGACTGGCAGGGAAAGATGGAAGAAGAGATGGCGAAAGAAGGCCTTTATCTAAGGCCCCGGTTCAGCCCCGGGTATGGCGACTTCTCCATCGGGCATCAGGAAGAGATCCTCCGGATGCTGGATGCCGCCAAGACCATCGGGCTTACGATGACGGCCGGAGGCATGCTGACACCGATGAAGTCTGTGACGGCGGTGATCGGCCTTAGCAGGATCAAGGCGCCATGTCATATCAAAGGATGCGAGGCCTGTGAAAAGACAGACTGCGTATACCGGAGATGTTCATAG
- the glgA gene encoding glycogen synthase GlgA, which yields MKKILFAASEAVPFIKTGGLADVVGSLPKYFDKEKYDVRVMLPKYMCMKEEWKEKLSYHTHFYMDLNWRKQYVGILELEYDGITFYFIDNEYYFNGFAPYGDMYADIEKFAFFSKAVLSALPVIGFRPDIIHCHDWQAGLIPVYLDNFRYGDEYYRGIKTIMTIHNLKFQGTWDTKRVRDITGLPQYYFAPDKLEAYKDANYLKGGIVYADRITTVSNSYAEEIKTPFYGEKLEGLMNARSNCLSGIVNGIDYEDYDPATDTHIEKNYTSDSFRREKIKNKIALQKELNLEQDHHIMMLGIVSRLTDQKGFDLIAYVMDELCQDAVQIVALGTGDEKYENMFRHFAWKYPGKVSANIYYSEALSHKIYASCDAFLMPSLFEPCGLSQLMSLRYGTVPIVRETGGLKDTVEPYNEYEKTGTGFSFMNYNAHEMLATIRYAERIYYDKKRDWNKIVERGMNQDFSWKNSAKQYEELYDGI from the coding sequence ATGAAAAAAATACTTTTTGCGGCTTCGGAGGCGGTTCCGTTTATTAAGACAGGAGGACTTGCCGACGTTGTTGGTTCTTTACCAAAATATTTCGACAAAGAAAAATATGATGTACGGGTGATGCTGCCTAAGTACATGTGTATGAAGGAAGAATGGAAAGAAAAACTGAGTTACCATACGCACTTTTATATGGATTTAAATTGGAGAAAACAATACGTAGGAATACTAGAATTAGAGTACGATGGAATTACGTTCTATTTTATAGATAATGAATACTATTTTAACGGATTTGCGCCATATGGCGATATGTACGCGGATATCGAGAAGTTCGCGTTCTTCTCAAAAGCGGTGTTGAGCGCCCTCCCGGTGATCGGCTTCCGGCCGGACATCATTCACTGCCATGACTGGCAGGCAGGGCTGATTCCGGTATATCTGGATAATTTCCGCTATGGGGATGAGTATTACCGGGGGATCAAGACGATCATGACTATACATAACCTGAAGTTCCAGGGAACATGGGATACTAAGAGGGTAAGAGATATTACGGGACTTCCGCAGTATTATTTTGCGCCTGACAAGCTGGAAGCGTACAAGGATGCCAATTACCTGAAGGGCGGCATCGTGTATGCGGACCGGATCACCACGGTGAGCAACTCCTATGCCGAAGAGATAAAGACGCCGTTCTACGGGGAGAAGTTGGAGGGGCTTATGAATGCCCGCTCGAACTGCCTGTCCGGCATTGTGAACGGAATTGACTATGAAGATTACGACCCTGCCACGGATACCCACATCGAGAAAAACTACACATCTGACAGTTTCCGGAGGGAGAAGATAAAGAATAAGATCGCGCTTCAAAAGGAATTGAACCTGGAGCAGGATCATCATATCATGATGCTGGGAATCGTGTCCAGGCTCACAGATCAGAAGGGCTTTGACCTGATCGCCTATGTGATGGATGAACTTTGCCAGGATGCGGTCCAGATCGTGGCGCTTGGAACAGGAGATGAAAAGTACGAAAATATGTTCCGGCATTTTGCATGGAAATATCCGGGCAAGGTATCGGCGAATATCTATTATTCAGAGGCTTTGTCCCATAAGATATACGCTTCCTGCGACGCGTTTCTGATGCCGTCCCTGTTCGAGCCTTGCGGCTTAAGCCAGCTGATGAGCCTTCGCTACGGCACCGTGCCGATCGTTCGGGAGACCGGCGGACTCAAGGATACGGTAGAGCCATACAATGAATATGAGAAGACTGGTACGGGATTCAGCTTCATGAACTATAATGCCCATGAGATGCTGGCAACGATCCGCTATGCAGAGCGCATTTACTATGATAAGAAGCGTGACTGGAACAAGATTGTGGAACGCGGCATGAATCAGGATTTCTCATGGAAGAATTCCGCAAAGCAATATGAGGAATTATACGATGGCATTTAA